One window of the Phycodurus eques isolate BA_2022a chromosome 7, UOR_Pequ_1.1, whole genome shotgun sequence genome contains the following:
- the LOC133405187 gene encoding protein Smaug homolog 2: MMFRDQVGILTDWFKGWNECEQTVALLSLLKRVSRTQARFLHICLEHWLADCTEIHILEAEANNAAIVNQWHQEPKEKVVSLLLSHLPLLQPRNSEAKCEYMKLLQKVLSHTIESSLFVEESRQLLSYALIHPATTLEDRTSLAMWLNHLEEHLSGCYAPSTRPPPSPYHPRQGSDEWPSSAEALEPGHAWHDKSPSSSTSPAGHNGHMAFPGGLSSPVNSNNTGLGGQMQPSPLKKSIIPSSPQACGSEWLSQDDTGSRQNFLPTDHAPLSPQSSVASSGSEQTEEHGSARNTFQEDGSGMKDVPAWLKSLRLHKYASLFSQMTYEEMMILTEHHLESQNVTKGARHKIALSIQKLRERQSVLKSLEKDILEGGNLRNALQELQQIIITPIKAYSMLSQPASAPPEATKSATDKETAPEGFHHSHSTPTCDGDSSTTPISDGDIAGQFTRVMGKVCTQLLVSRPDEENISCYLQLIEKCLIHEAFTETHKKRLVSWKQQVLKLLRLVPRKAMLDMPVYRQKGWAYGSNSLPTAGSVSGGVGRRGQRQFQITPRGLQAGRMGLLSPGGIGSASPRHTLTNPALAGQGRQSLWFANPGGSNSMPSQSRSSVQRTHSLPVHTSPQTMLMFQQQDCQVPGADLEINPTLESLCLSMTEHALGDGTDRTSTI, encoded by the exons ATGATGTTCAGAGACCAGGTAGGTATTCTCACGGACTGGTTCAAGGGCTGGAACGAGTGCGAACAGACAGTGGCTCTGTTGTCCCTCCTCAAGAGGGTGTCCCGCACACAGGCTCGCTTTTTACACATATGCCTTGAACACTGGTTGGCGGACTGCACAGAGATTCATATCCTTGAAGCGGAGGCCAACAATGCAG CCATAGTTAACCAGTGGCACCAGGAGCCCAAGGAGAAAGTGGTCTCTTTGCTCTTGTCCCATCTGCCTTTGTTGCAGCCGCGCAACAGCGAGGCCAAATGTGAGTACATGAAGCTGCTGCAGAAGGTGTTGAGTCACACCATTGAGAGTAGCTTGTTTGTGGAGGAGAGCAGACAGCTACTGTCCTACGCACTCATCCATCCCGCCACCACACTGGAGGACCGCACGTCCCTGGCCATGTGGCTCAACCACTTGGAGGAGCACTTATCGGGCTGTTACGCGCCATCCACACGGCCGCCACCCAGCCCATACCACCCGCGTCAGGGCTCGGACGAGTGGCCCAGCTCGGCCGAGGCCCTGGAGCCCGGCCACGCCTGGCACGACAAGTCTCCCTCGTCCAGCACGTCTCCTGCAGGCCACAACGGGCATATGGCTTTTCCGGGCGGATTGTCTTCTCCTGTCAACAGCAATAACACAG GACTAGGTGGGCAGATGCAGCCGAGCCCTCTGAAAAAATCCATTATCCCCTCCAGTCCCCAGGCTTGTGGGTCCGAGTGGCTCAGCCAGGATGACACAGGGAGCCGGCAGAACTTCCTCCCGACAGATCACGCGCCCCTCTCCCCGCAGAGTAGTGTGGCCTCCTCGGGCAGCGAGCAGACAGAAGAGCATGGCTCGGCACGCAACACCTTCCAGGAGGACGGCAGTGGCATGAAAG atGTTCCTGCGTGGTTGAAAAGTCTCCGCCTTCACAAATATGCATCACTTTTTTCCCAAATGACCTATGAGGAAATGATGATTCTCACGGAGCATCATCTGGAATCACAG AATGTCACCAAGGGAGCACGGCATAAAATTGCCTTGAGCATCCAAAAACTGCGTGAGCGGCAAAGTGTGCTGAAATCTTTGGAAAAG GACATTTTGGAAGGAGGAAACCTGCGTAATGCACTGCAGGAGCTGCAGCAGATCATCATCACGCCCATCAAGGCCTACAGCATGTTGTCGCAGCCGGCCAGCGCTCCTCCAGAAGCGACAAAGTCAGCAACGGATAAAGAAACAGCCCCTGAGGGATTCCATCATTCCCACAGCACGCCTACCTGTGATGGAGACTCCTCGACGACGCCTATCTCGGACGGCGACATTGCCGGACAGTTCACCCGAGTCATGGGGAAAG TGTGCACGCAGCTGCTCGTGTCCAGGCCAGATGAAGAGAATATCAGCTGCTACCTCCAGCTCATTGAGAAGTGTCTAATACACGAG GCTTTCACAGAAACCCACAAAAAGCGTCTGGTTTCATGGAAGCAGCAGGTCCTCAAACTGCTCCGCCTAGTCCCTCGGAAAGCCATGCTGGACATGCCCGTGTACCGACAGAAAGG CTGGGCCTACGGGTCCAACTCCCTCCCCACAGCAGGCTCTGTGAGCGGAGGCGTGGGCCGACGGGGCCAGAGGCAGTTTCAGATAACACCGCGTGGACTCCAGGCTGGGCGAATGGGTCTGCTGAGTCCCGGCGGCATCGGCAGCGCCTCTCCTCGCCACACGCTCACTAACCCCGCGCTGGCAGGCCAGGGTCGACAA AGCCTGTGGTTTGCCAACCCCGGGGGCAGTAACAGCATGCCAAGTCAAAGTCGCAGCTCTGTGCAGCGGACCCACTCACTTCCTGTCCACACCTCCCCGCAAACCATGCTCATGTTCCAACAGCAAG